The proteins below are encoded in one region of Lactuca sativa cultivar Salinas chromosome 3, Lsat_Salinas_v11, whole genome shotgun sequence:
- the LOC111920795 gene encoding plant UBX domain-containing protein 8 isoform X1 has protein sequence MATPNQESIETFMSITGSSGPVAIQKLTEHGGNLNEAVNSYFTQGDTNIRHQTDVADHQEDLMDIDEEPSETSNHRPPFLPFPASAPRIENVIDTLPENPGTLRSIDDDDDDFPSLRSSHLAGLSGQNENLFSHHDTDLIPSAPGVSDLPDYGIEEEMIRAAIEASKHDAEISQPDDVLLVQQESEAGPSETRASKLSVVEEAGASASSNKRLGVEDGSEDTDEQEQPLVRVRHTEEQQNINNHVDNWGGMSSEEHDEAVMLEAAMFGGIPEGIGHRVRYARHRNMQNGFNRGVGVGAYPRPPPRPTSPSLTAQRLIREQQDDEYLAALQADREKELLAMEEARQKEEEAQKKLDQEQEIERQLTAKEASLPEEPKPDDENVVSLLVRMPDGSRRGRRFLRSHKLQYLFDFIDVGRVVKPTTYRLVRPYPRRAFGDEESKLSLNEVGLSSKQEALFLELI, from the exons ATGGCAACACCTAATCAAGAATCAATCGAGACGTTCATGAGTATCACTGGTTCATCGGGACCGGTTGCTATTCAGAAACTCACG gagcatggtGGCAATCTCAATGAAGCAGTTAATTCATATTTTACACAAGGAGATACAAACAT CAGACATCAAACAGATGTTGCTGATCACCAGGAGGATCTCATGGACATAGATGAGGAGCCAAGTGAAACCTCAAATCACAGACCACCATTCTTACCATTTCCTGCAAGTGCTCCCAGAATTGAGAATGTAATTGACACTTTGCCTGAAAATCCTGGGACCCTGAGGAgtattgatgatgatgatgatgacttcCCATCTCTTCGATCTTCCCATCTAGCAGGATTAAGTGGACAGAATGAAAATCTATTCAGTCATCATGACACTGATTTGATTCCAAGTGCTCCTGGAGTTAGTGATTTACCTGATTATGGAATAGAAGAGGAGATGATCCGAGCTGCAATTGAGGCTTCCAAACATGATGCTGAAATCAGTCAACCAGATGATGTTCTACTTGTACAACAAGAATCTGAAGCCGGACCATCAGAAACAAGAGCTTCCAAGTTGTCTGTAGTTGAAGAAGCAGGAGCATCAGCATCATCAAACAAAAG ATTGGGTGTTGAGGATGGAAGTGAAGATACAGATGAGCAAGAGCAACCTCTAGTGAGGGTGAGGCATACCGAAGAACAGCAAAATATCAATAATCATGTGGACAAC TGGGGAGGCATGTCATCTGAAGAACATGATGAAGCGGTTATGCTTGAGGCTGCAATGTTTGGTGGAATTCCTGAAGGAATCGGACACCGTGTACGATATGCGCGACATCGTAACATGCAGAATGGTTTCAATCGAGGCGTTGGAGTTGGGGCTTACCCTAGGCCGCCACCACGTCCTACATCTCCCTCCCTCACTGCTCAACGGTTGATAAGAGAACAACAG GATGATGAATATCTTGCAGCATTGCAAGCTGACAGAGAAAAGGAGTTGCTAGCCATGGAAGAAGCAAGGCAAAAGGAGGAGGAGGCACAGAAGAAACTGGATCAAGAACAA GAAATTGAGAGGCAGTTAACAGCAAAGGAAGCTTCACTTCCTGAAGAACCTAAACCTGATGATGAAAATGTGGTCAGCCTTCTTGTACGGATGCCAGATGGAAGCCGACGTGGTCGAAGGTTCTTGAGGTCTCACAAGTTACAG TATCTCTTTGACTTCATTGATGTTGGCAGAGTGGTGAAGCCTACCACGTACAGATTG GTGAGACCATACCCACGTCGTGCTTTTGGTGATGAAGAAAGTAAGTTAAGCTTGAATGAAGTAGGGTTGAGTAGCAAGCAGGAGGCGTTGTTTCTTGAGTTAATTTAA
- the LOC111920795 gene encoding plant UBX domain-containing protein 8 isoform X2 produces MATPNQESIETFMSITGSSGPVAIQKLTEHGGNLNEAVNSYFTQGDTNIHQTDVADHQEDLMDIDEEPSETSNHRPPFLPFPASAPRIENVIDTLPENPGTLRSIDDDDDDFPSLRSSHLAGLSGQNENLFSHHDTDLIPSAPGVSDLPDYGIEEEMIRAAIEASKHDAEISQPDDVLLVQQESEAGPSETRASKLSVVEEAGASASSNKRLGVEDGSEDTDEQEQPLVRVRHTEEQQNINNHVDNWGGMSSEEHDEAVMLEAAMFGGIPEGIGHRVRYARHRNMQNGFNRGVGVGAYPRPPPRPTSPSLTAQRLIREQQDDEYLAALQADREKELLAMEEARQKEEEAQKKLDQEQEIERQLTAKEASLPEEPKPDDENVVSLLVRMPDGSRRGRRFLRSHKLQYLFDFIDVGRVVKPTTYRLVRPYPRRAFGDEESKLSLNEVGLSSKQEALFLELI; encoded by the exons ATGGCAACACCTAATCAAGAATCAATCGAGACGTTCATGAGTATCACTGGTTCATCGGGACCGGTTGCTATTCAGAAACTCACG gagcatggtGGCAATCTCAATGAAGCAGTTAATTCATATTTTACACAAGGAGATACAAACAT ACATCAAACAGATGTTGCTGATCACCAGGAGGATCTCATGGACATAGATGAGGAGCCAAGTGAAACCTCAAATCACAGACCACCATTCTTACCATTTCCTGCAAGTGCTCCCAGAATTGAGAATGTAATTGACACTTTGCCTGAAAATCCTGGGACCCTGAGGAgtattgatgatgatgatgatgacttcCCATCTCTTCGATCTTCCCATCTAGCAGGATTAAGTGGACAGAATGAAAATCTATTCAGTCATCATGACACTGATTTGATTCCAAGTGCTCCTGGAGTTAGTGATTTACCTGATTATGGAATAGAAGAGGAGATGATCCGAGCTGCAATTGAGGCTTCCAAACATGATGCTGAAATCAGTCAACCAGATGATGTTCTACTTGTACAACAAGAATCTGAAGCCGGACCATCAGAAACAAGAGCTTCCAAGTTGTCTGTAGTTGAAGAAGCAGGAGCATCAGCATCATCAAACAAAAG ATTGGGTGTTGAGGATGGAAGTGAAGATACAGATGAGCAAGAGCAACCTCTAGTGAGGGTGAGGCATACCGAAGAACAGCAAAATATCAATAATCATGTGGACAAC TGGGGAGGCATGTCATCTGAAGAACATGATGAAGCGGTTATGCTTGAGGCTGCAATGTTTGGTGGAATTCCTGAAGGAATCGGACACCGTGTACGATATGCGCGACATCGTAACATGCAGAATGGTTTCAATCGAGGCGTTGGAGTTGGGGCTTACCCTAGGCCGCCACCACGTCCTACATCTCCCTCCCTCACTGCTCAACGGTTGATAAGAGAACAACAG GATGATGAATATCTTGCAGCATTGCAAGCTGACAGAGAAAAGGAGTTGCTAGCCATGGAAGAAGCAAGGCAAAAGGAGGAGGAGGCACAGAAGAAACTGGATCAAGAACAA GAAATTGAGAGGCAGTTAACAGCAAAGGAAGCTTCACTTCCTGAAGAACCTAAACCTGATGATGAAAATGTGGTCAGCCTTCTTGTACGGATGCCAGATGGAAGCCGACGTGGTCGAAGGTTCTTGAGGTCTCACAAGTTACAG TATCTCTTTGACTTCATTGATGTTGGCAGAGTGGTGAAGCCTACCACGTACAGATTG GTGAGACCATACCCACGTCGTGCTTTTGGTGATGAAGAAAGTAAGTTAAGCTTGAATGAAGTAGGGTTGAGTAGCAAGCAGGAGGCGTTGTTTCTTGAGTTAATTTAA